From a region of the Notolabrus celidotus isolate fNotCel1 chromosome 14, fNotCel1.pri, whole genome shotgun sequence genome:
- the trpc4b gene encoding short transient receptor potential channel 4b isoform X2 → MSQLYYRKTDNSSYRDRIPLRIVRAESELSALERAYLGAVEKGDYASVKQALEEAEIYFRININCIDSLGRTALLIAIDNENLEIIELLLSFNVYVGDALLHSIRKEVVGAVELLLNHKKPRGENQVPPILLDKQFSDFTPDITPIILAAHTNNYEIIKLLVQRGVSIPQPHAVRCNCVECESSPDVDGLRHSRSRLNIYKALASPSLIAVSSEDPFLTAFQLSWELKELSTVENEFKSEYEELSHMCKQFAKDLLDQTRSSKELEIILNYRDDINPLLDVNNNDLARLKLAIKYCQKEFVAQPNCQQLLASRWYDEFPGWRRRHWAGKLITSSQHITFANPNIPGPAPTTVEWMILPWVLGFIWTEIKQMWDSGLEDYMDDWWNLMDFIMNSLYLATISLKIVAYLKYSQAKNRNDWDMWHPTLVAEALFAIANIFSSLRLICLFTANSHLGPLQISLGRMLLDILKFLFIYCLVLLAFANGLNQLYFYYETDGVAENGTCKGIRCRQQNNAFSTLFETLQSLFWSVFGLISLYVTNVEPDHQFTEFVGSTMFGTYNVISLVVLLNMLIAMMNNSYQHIADHADIEWKFARTKLWMSYFEEGGTLPSPFNILPSPKSVCYLIGWLKRHLFKRSSTKRLETFETLGKRATVNVRLNHGYQEVLRNLVKRYVAAKIRDAKTEEGLTEENFKELKQDISSFRYEVLGMMKGKPQGGVGGQVASSALAYPGNCFKYSPKFPTDEPQKKLSFFDVTSTVQQSKVPNSTSPLGSNRKTNGSVFPSSKKQTHKEVSKDVSADGSEQSRLLPQNCDEINLIQEEDPLMSGGQYQERLQAEEIIIEVPVKAKKEKQDIQESGPSYKGHTKKVKNGPKKFKN, encoded by the exons ATGTCACAGCTTTACTACAGGAAAACTGACAACTCCTCATACAGGGACCGCATCCCGTTGCGGATTGTACGGGCAGAGTCCGAGCTCTCTGCCCTGGAGAGAGCCTACCTGGGGGCTGTTGAAAAAGGGGACTATGCCAGTGTAAAACAAGCCCTGGAAGAGGCTGAGATCTACTTTAGGATTAACATCAACTGCATTGATTCCTTGGGACGCACAGCCCTGCTCATTGCCATTGACAATGAGAACCTGGAGATCATTGAGCTGCTGCTCAGTTTTAATGTGTATGTAGGCGATGCCCTGCTACATTCTATACGCAAAGAAGTGGTGGGGGCCGTGGAGCTGCTGCTCAATCACAAGAAGCCACGAGGGGAAAACCAG GTCCCACCCATCCTGCTCGACAAACAGTTTTCAGACTTCACCCCAGACATCACACCTATCATCCTTGCAGCCCACACCAACAACTATGAAATCATCAAACTGCTTGTGCAGCGAGGTGTTTCCATACCTCAGCCGCATGCCGTGCGTTGCAACTGTGTGGAGTGTGAGTCCAGTCCAGACGTAGACGGCCTACGCCACTCACGCTCCAGACTCAACATCTACAAGGCTCTTGCCAGCCCATCGCTTATCGCTGTCTCCAGTGAGGATCCCTTTCTCACCGCTTTTCAACTCAGCTGGGAGCTGAAGGAGCTCAGCACAGTTGAAAATGAGTTCAAGTCAGAGTATGAAGAGCTGTCCCATATGTGTAAACAATTTGCCAAGGACCTCTTGGACCAGACCCGAAGCTCCAAAGAGTTGGAAATAATCCTCAACTACCGTGATGACATCAACCCTCTACTGGATGTGAATAACAATGATCTGGCTCGACTGAAGCTGGCTATCAAATATTGCCAGAAAGAG tttgttgCTCAGCCAAACTGTCAGCAGCTCTTGGCGTCTCGGTGGTATGATGAGTTCCCAGGCTGGAGGAGGCGTCACTGGGCAGGAAAGCTCATCACAT CCTCTCAGCATATTACCTTTGCAAACCCCAACATTCCGGGTCCAGCACCCACCACTGTGGAGTGGATGATCCTGCCCTGGGTTCTCG GTTTTATATGGACTGAGATCAAACAGATGTGGGACAGTGGTTTAGAGGACTACATGGATGACTGGTGGAATTTAATGGACTTCATCATGAACTCCTTGTATCTTGCAACAATTTCCCTGAAGATTGTTGCTTATTTAAAG taCAGTCAGGCCAAAAATAGAAACGACTGGGATATGTGGCACCCAACATTAGTGGCAGAGGCATTGTTTGCCATCGCTAACATCTTCAGCTCCTTGCGCCTCATCTGCCTTTTTACCGCCAACTCTCATCTCGGCCCCTTACAGATCTCACTTGGCCGCATGCTCCTCGACATCCTCAAGTTCCTCTTCATCTACTGTCTGGTGCTGTTAGCCTTTGCCAATGGCCTCAACCAGCTCTACTTTTACTATGAAACAGATGGGGTGGCAGAGAATGGTACATGCAAGGGTATCCGCTGCAGGCAGCAGAACAATGCCTTCTCCAC GCTGTTCGAGACGCTGCAGTCATTATTTTGGTCTGTATTTGGCCTGATTTCTCTCTATGTAACCAATGTTGAACCAGACCATCAATTCACTGAGTTTGTGGGCAGTACCATGTTTGGAACATACAATGTCATCTCCCTGGTAGTCCTTCTGAACATGCTTATTGCAATGATGAATAACTCCTACCAGCATATTGCT GATCATGCAGATATAGAGTGGAAATTTGCGAGAACGAAATTATGGATGAGCTATTTTGAAGAAGGGGGAACTTTACCATCTCCTTTTAATATCCTACCCAGTCCAAAATCAGTCTGTTATCTCATTGGATGGCTAAAAAGGCATCTATTTAAGAGATCAAGCACAAAAAGGCTTGAAACCTTTGAAACATTGGGG AAACGTGCTACAGTAAATGTGAGATTGAACCATGGATATCAG GAGGTTTTGAGGAACCTTGTGAAGCGGTATGTGGCTGCAAAGATTCGAGATGCAAAGACTGAGGAAGGGTTGACAGAAGAGAATTTTAAG GAGCTTAAGCAGGATATATCCAGCTTCCGTTATGAAGTCCTGGGAATGATGAAGGGTAAACCACAAGGTGGGGTTGGAGGACAAGTTGCAAGCTCCGCTTTGGCTTACCCTGGAAACTGCTTTAAGTATTCTCCCAAATTCCCTACTGATGAGCCTCAAAAGAAGCTGAGCTTCTTTGATGTAACCTCCACTGTCCAGCAGAGCAAAGTTCCCAACAGCACCAGCCCTCTTGGCTCTAATAGAAAAACCAATGGTTCAGTTTTTCCATccagtaaaaaacaaactcacaaaGAGGTATCAAAGGATGTTTCAGCTGACGGGTCAGAGCAAAGCAGACTCCTCCCCCAGAACTGTGATGAAATAAATCTGATTCAAGAAGAAGATCCACTGATGTCTGGTGGGCAGTACCAAGAACGACTTCAGGCTGAAGAAATTATTATTGAAGTCCCAGTGAAAgccaaaaaggaaaaacaagacATTCAAGAGAGTGGACCGTCTTACAAAGGTCAcacaaagaaagtgaaaaatggGCCCAAAAAGTTCAAGAATTAA
- the postnb gene encoding periostin, osteoblast specific factor b, with amino-acid sequence MKLLFAAAFALFVLSTFDKADSSAYDKIVTHSRIRARSQGPNVCALQQVAGTKKKYFSTCRNWYQKAICGKPATVLYECCPGYMKMEGVTKGCPAVAPIDNVYGTLGLVKAMSTQKYSDLSELRPEIEGSGSFTFFAPSNEAWDMLDEEMRSALVSNVNIELYNALHYHMSNKRLLTKDLKNGMTVNSMYNELGLYINHYSNGVVTVNCARIIHGNQVATNGVVHVIDRVISAVGSSIQDVLEVDDDLTTLSDLAQTAGLLEKLGEAGQYTLFAPTNEAFDSLGSDVLERIQSDKEALKALLNFHLLNSVQCSEAIMTGTSYETMEGNNIEIGCDGESLTVNGVKMVHKKDIVTTNGVIHLIDKVLMPDSAKQVMELVGSSQATFGDMVSELGLSAAMRPEAEYTLLAPLNAAFTDEVMSMDQSFLRVILESHILKNKLVLGQLYSGQRLETIGGKFLRVFIYRTAVCIENSCLIRGSKEGSNGALHVMKTLLKPAEQSMFEILTGNGGFKIFLSLMEAAGLTDLLRQEGDFTLFAPSDKAFAGLSSSDIDLLKSDKNALQTILLYHINNGIFIGGGLEAGVTNLLKSLQGSNLKVMLAKDSMEVNTVKIPKSDIMATNGVIHFVNQVLYPGDIPVGSQDFLMLLKRLISYMQIKYISGFRYQEIPLTFLKRIFTVVQEVPDVTKVTRVIQGEPIITKVTRVIDAPPQITKVTRVIDAPPQITKVTRVIEGEPIITKVTRVVSGPEYSSSSRTTNVALEGTDLSEFTTFEGNANLDTERLTKIIQGGTRRTSSRRVTGGRRQQRSN; translated from the exons ATGAAGCTCCTTTTTGCAGCTGCCTTTGCACTATTTGTGCTCTCTACATTTGACAAAGCTGACTCTTCAGCTTATGACAAAATAGTCACCCACAGTCGCATTAGGGCGAGAAGTCAAGG ACCCAATGTCTGTGCGCTCCAGCAAGTCGCAGGGACCAAGAAGAAGTACTTCAGCACTTGTCGTAACTGGTACCAAAAGGCCATCTGTGGAAAGCCAGC AACTGTGCTTTATGAGTGCTGCCCAGGATACATGAAGATGGAGGGCGTTACCAAAGGTTGCCCTGCAG TGGCCCCGATTGATAATGTGTACGGCACCTTGGGTCTGGTGAAAGCCATGTCCACCCAGAAATACTCTGACCTTTCTGAGCTTAGGCCTGAGATTGAGGGATCTGGATCCTTTACCTTCTTTGCACCCAGCAATGAAGCCTGGGACATGCTGGATGAG GAAATGAGGTCTGCACTGGTCAGCAATGTGAACATTGAGCTGTACAATGCTCTGCACTATCACATGTCCAACAAACGCCTCTTGACCAAAGACTTAAAGAACGGAATGACAGTCAACTCCATGTACAATGAACTTGGTCTCTACATTAACCATTACTCCAATGGG GTGGTGACTGTAAACTGCGCCAGGATTATCCACGGCAACCAGGTCGCAACCAATGGAGTTGTGCATGTAATTGACCGTGTTATCAGCGCTGTCGGAAGCTCAATCCAGGATGTCCTCGAGGTTGACGATGACCTGACAACTCTTAGT GATTTAGCTCAAACCGCTGGACTGCTGGAGAAACTTGGTGAGGCAGGACAATACACTCTCTTTGCCCCCACCAATGAAGCCTTTGACAGTCTGGGCAGCGACGTGCTGGAGAGAATTCAGAGCGACAAGGAGGCCCTAAAAG cCCTTCTTAATTTCCACCTCCTGAATTCGGTTCAGTGCTCCGAGGCCATCATGACTGGCACTTCTTATGAGACCATGGAGGGCAACAACATTGAAATTGGCTGTGATGGTGAAAGCTTAACTGTTAATGGCGTCAAGATGGTGCACAAGAAGGACATTGTCACCACCAACGGTGTCATCCATCTGATTGACAAAGTACTCATGCCAGACTCAG CCAAGCAGGTGATGGAACTGGTTGGAAGTTCCCAGGCAACATTTGGTGACATGGTGTCCGAGCTGGGCCTGTCTGCTGCCATGAGACCAGAAGCTGAGTACACTTTGCTGGCTCCTCTCAATGCTGCCTTCACTG atgAAGTGATGTCTATGGATCAGAGTTTCCTCCGTGTCATCCTGGAGAGCCACATCTTGAAGAATAAGCTTGTCCTGGGACAGTTGTACAGTGGCCAGCGACTGGAGACCATTGGAGGGAAATTTCTGAGAGTTTTCATCTATCGCACA GCTGTGTGCATTGAGAATTCCTGTCTGATCAGAGGCAGCAAAGAAGGAAGCAATGGGGCCCTCCATGTCATGAAGACTCTGTTGAAACCGGCTGAACAATCTATGTTTGAGATTCTGACTGGTAATGGAGGGTTCAA GATCTTTTTGTCTCTGATGGAGGCTGCTGGCTTGACTGACCTGCTGAGACAGGAGGGAGACTTCACATTGTTCGCCCCAAGCGATAAGGCTTTTGCTGGGCTGAGTTCAAGTGATATCGATTTGTTGAAGA GTGACAAAAATGCACTCCAGACCATCCTCCTTTATCACATCAATAATGGTATCTTCATTGGTGGTGGCTTGGAGGCTGGTGTGACAAACCTTCTCAAGTCTCTCCAGGGCAGCAACCTCAAAGTGATGCTT GCAAAGGACTCAATGGAAGTGAACACTGTCAAAATCCCTAAATCTGACATCATGGCTACAAATGGAGTCATTCACTTTGTCAACCAAGTCTTGTATCCTGGAG ATATCCCTGTTGGTAGCCAGGATTTCCTCATGCTGTTGAAGAGGCTCATCAGCTACATGCAGATCAAG tACATTTCTGGATTCAGATATCAGGAAATCCCCCTTACATTTTTGA AGAGGATCTTCACTGTCGTCCAGGAAG TTCCAGACGTGACTAAAGTGACAAGGGTTATCCAAGGGGAACCCATCATCACCAAGGTGACCCGAGTCATCGACGCTCCACCCCAAATCACCAAGGTTACCAGAGTCATCGACGCTCCACCCCAAATCACCAAGGTTACCAGAGTTATTGAAGGAGAGCCTATCATCACCAAAGTCACAAGAGTTGTCTCAG GTCCTGAGTACTCAAGCAGTTCTCGCACCACTAATGTAGCCCTGGAAG GAACCGATCTTTCAGAATTTACCACCTTTGAAGGGAATGCTAACCTTGACACTGAGAGACTAACCAAAATAATCCAAG GTGGTACAAGAAGAACCTCTTCCAGACGAGTAACGG GTGGCAGGAGGCAGCAGAGAAGCAACTGA
- the trpc4b gene encoding short transient receptor potential channel 4b isoform X1 has protein sequence MSQLYYRKTDNSSYRDRIPLRIVRAESELSALERAYLGAVEKGDYASVKQALEEAEIYFRININCIDSLGRTALLIAIDNENLEIIELLLSFNVYVGDALLHSIRKEVVGAVELLLNHKKPRGENQVPPILLDKQFSDFTPDITPIILAAHTNNYEIIKLLVQRGVSIPQPHAVRCNCVECESSPDVDGLRHSRSRLNIYKALASPSLIAVSSEDPFLTAFQLSWELKELSTVENEFKSEYEELSHMCKQFAKDLLDQTRSSKELEIILNYRDDINPLLDVNNNDLARLKLAIKYCQKEFVAQPNCQQLLASRWYDEFPGWRRRHWAGKLITCIFIGLLFPLLCIFYLITPKSRYGLFIRKPFIKFICHTASYLTFLFLLLLASQHITFANPNIPGPAPTTVEWMILPWVLGFIWTEIKQMWDSGLEDYMDDWWNLMDFIMNSLYLATISLKIVAYLKYSQAKNRNDWDMWHPTLVAEALFAIANIFSSLRLICLFTANSHLGPLQISLGRMLLDILKFLFIYCLVLLAFANGLNQLYFYYETDGVAENGTCKGIRCRQQNNAFSTLFETLQSLFWSVFGLISLYVTNVEPDHQFTEFVGSTMFGTYNVISLVVLLNMLIAMMNNSYQHIADHADIEWKFARTKLWMSYFEEGGTLPSPFNILPSPKSVCYLIGWLKRHLFKRSSTKRLETFETLGKRATVNVRLNHGYQEVLRNLVKRYVAAKIRDAKTEEGLTEENFKELKQDISSFRYEVLGMMKGKPQGGVGGQVASSALAYPGNCFKYSPKFPTDEPQKKLSFFDVTSTVQQSKVPNSTSPLGSNRKTNGSVFPSSKKQTHKEVSKDVSADGSEQSRLLPQNCDEINLIQEEDPLMSGGQYQERLQAEEIIIEVPVKAKKEKQDIQESGPSYKGHTKKVKNGPKKFKN, from the exons ATGTCACAGCTTTACTACAGGAAAACTGACAACTCCTCATACAGGGACCGCATCCCGTTGCGGATTGTACGGGCAGAGTCCGAGCTCTCTGCCCTGGAGAGAGCCTACCTGGGGGCTGTTGAAAAAGGGGACTATGCCAGTGTAAAACAAGCCCTGGAAGAGGCTGAGATCTACTTTAGGATTAACATCAACTGCATTGATTCCTTGGGACGCACAGCCCTGCTCATTGCCATTGACAATGAGAACCTGGAGATCATTGAGCTGCTGCTCAGTTTTAATGTGTATGTAGGCGATGCCCTGCTACATTCTATACGCAAAGAAGTGGTGGGGGCCGTGGAGCTGCTGCTCAATCACAAGAAGCCACGAGGGGAAAACCAG GTCCCACCCATCCTGCTCGACAAACAGTTTTCAGACTTCACCCCAGACATCACACCTATCATCCTTGCAGCCCACACCAACAACTATGAAATCATCAAACTGCTTGTGCAGCGAGGTGTTTCCATACCTCAGCCGCATGCCGTGCGTTGCAACTGTGTGGAGTGTGAGTCCAGTCCAGACGTAGACGGCCTACGCCACTCACGCTCCAGACTCAACATCTACAAGGCTCTTGCCAGCCCATCGCTTATCGCTGTCTCCAGTGAGGATCCCTTTCTCACCGCTTTTCAACTCAGCTGGGAGCTGAAGGAGCTCAGCACAGTTGAAAATGAGTTCAAGTCAGAGTATGAAGAGCTGTCCCATATGTGTAAACAATTTGCCAAGGACCTCTTGGACCAGACCCGAAGCTCCAAAGAGTTGGAAATAATCCTCAACTACCGTGATGACATCAACCCTCTACTGGATGTGAATAACAATGATCTGGCTCGACTGAAGCTGGCTATCAAATATTGCCAGAAAGAG tttgttgCTCAGCCAAACTGTCAGCAGCTCTTGGCGTCTCGGTGGTATGATGAGTTCCCAGGCTGGAGGAGGCGTCACTGGGCAGGAAAGCTCATCACATGTATCTTCATAGGCCTCCTCTTCCCACTATTATGCATCTTTTATCTAATCACTCCAAAGAGCCGCTATGGCTTATTCATTCGCAAGCCCTTCATCAAGTTCATCTGTCACACTGCATCCTACCTGaccttcctcttcctgctcctcttAGCCTCTCAGCATATTACCTTTGCAAACCCCAACATTCCGGGTCCAGCACCCACCACTGTGGAGTGGATGATCCTGCCCTGGGTTCTCG GTTTTATATGGACTGAGATCAAACAGATGTGGGACAGTGGTTTAGAGGACTACATGGATGACTGGTGGAATTTAATGGACTTCATCATGAACTCCTTGTATCTTGCAACAATTTCCCTGAAGATTGTTGCTTATTTAAAG taCAGTCAGGCCAAAAATAGAAACGACTGGGATATGTGGCACCCAACATTAGTGGCAGAGGCATTGTTTGCCATCGCTAACATCTTCAGCTCCTTGCGCCTCATCTGCCTTTTTACCGCCAACTCTCATCTCGGCCCCTTACAGATCTCACTTGGCCGCATGCTCCTCGACATCCTCAAGTTCCTCTTCATCTACTGTCTGGTGCTGTTAGCCTTTGCCAATGGCCTCAACCAGCTCTACTTTTACTATGAAACAGATGGGGTGGCAGAGAATGGTACATGCAAGGGTATCCGCTGCAGGCAGCAGAACAATGCCTTCTCCAC GCTGTTCGAGACGCTGCAGTCATTATTTTGGTCTGTATTTGGCCTGATTTCTCTCTATGTAACCAATGTTGAACCAGACCATCAATTCACTGAGTTTGTGGGCAGTACCATGTTTGGAACATACAATGTCATCTCCCTGGTAGTCCTTCTGAACATGCTTATTGCAATGATGAATAACTCCTACCAGCATATTGCT GATCATGCAGATATAGAGTGGAAATTTGCGAGAACGAAATTATGGATGAGCTATTTTGAAGAAGGGGGAACTTTACCATCTCCTTTTAATATCCTACCCAGTCCAAAATCAGTCTGTTATCTCATTGGATGGCTAAAAAGGCATCTATTTAAGAGATCAAGCACAAAAAGGCTTGAAACCTTTGAAACATTGGGG AAACGTGCTACAGTAAATGTGAGATTGAACCATGGATATCAG GAGGTTTTGAGGAACCTTGTGAAGCGGTATGTGGCTGCAAAGATTCGAGATGCAAAGACTGAGGAAGGGTTGACAGAAGAGAATTTTAAG GAGCTTAAGCAGGATATATCCAGCTTCCGTTATGAAGTCCTGGGAATGATGAAGGGTAAACCACAAGGTGGGGTTGGAGGACAAGTTGCAAGCTCCGCTTTGGCTTACCCTGGAAACTGCTTTAAGTATTCTCCCAAATTCCCTACTGATGAGCCTCAAAAGAAGCTGAGCTTCTTTGATGTAACCTCCACTGTCCAGCAGAGCAAAGTTCCCAACAGCACCAGCCCTCTTGGCTCTAATAGAAAAACCAATGGTTCAGTTTTTCCATccagtaaaaaacaaactcacaaaGAGGTATCAAAGGATGTTTCAGCTGACGGGTCAGAGCAAAGCAGACTCCTCCCCCAGAACTGTGATGAAATAAATCTGATTCAAGAAGAAGATCCACTGATGTCTGGTGGGCAGTACCAAGAACGACTTCAGGCTGAAGAAATTATTATTGAAGTCCCAGTGAAAgccaaaaaggaaaaacaagacATTCAAGAGAGTGGACCGTCTTACAAAGGTCAcacaaagaaagtgaaaaatggGCCCAAAAAGTTCAAGAATTAA